The Mesobacillus jeotgali genome window below encodes:
- the aroB gene encoding 3-dehydroquinate synthase: protein MQQVKIHTSSKTYPVYIGKGAIQQLRSIIHGAEDQYTTIMVITDETVAKHHLHTFREQTGLERVFEKVVPSGEKAKTFDVYQDCLTSALENKLDRKSLILSFGGGAVGDLAGFVAATYMRGIRFIQVPTTILAHDSAVGGKVAINHPLGKNMVGAFHQPEAVVYDLGYLKTLPEKELRSGFAEVIKHSLISDENFYFWLMEGIQSLSGMTDPQMLEFLTRGVQIKGGVIAEDEKENGVRAFLNFGHTLGHAIEAEAGFGEVTHGEAVAIGMLFSLKLSIQLLGLDFNIKAFKLWLKSLGYETSIPAGISNERLLERMKQDKKTVNGAIRFVLLEKIGLPVLKEVEETVLLMNLKKFAEEEEYDD from the coding sequence ATGCAGCAAGTGAAGATCCATACAAGTTCAAAAACCTATCCTGTCTATATTGGGAAGGGTGCTATTCAACAATTGAGGAGCATTATTCATGGTGCTGAAGACCAGTATACAACGATCATGGTCATTACTGATGAAACGGTCGCCAAACACCATTTGCATACGTTTCGAGAACAAACTGGTCTGGAGAGGGTTTTCGAAAAGGTCGTACCGTCAGGAGAAAAAGCGAAAACCTTCGATGTTTATCAAGATTGTCTTACTTCAGCACTTGAAAATAAACTTGACCGAAAGTCACTGATCCTCTCCTTTGGCGGCGGGGCAGTGGGAGATTTAGCAGGTTTTGTCGCCGCGACTTATATGAGGGGAATCCGCTTCATACAAGTCCCCACTACTATACTTGCCCATGATAGTGCGGTGGGAGGCAAGGTGGCGATCAACCATCCATTAGGCAAGAATATGGTAGGAGCATTCCATCAGCCCGAAGCTGTCGTTTATGATCTTGGCTATCTTAAGACACTTCCTGAAAAAGAATTGCGATCCGGCTTTGCCGAAGTCATAAAACACTCATTAATAAGCGATGAAAACTTCTATTTCTGGCTTATGGAAGGGATCCAGTCATTGAGTGGAATGACTGATCCACAGATGCTTGAGTTTTTGACAAGGGGCGTTCAAATCAAAGGTGGGGTCATTGCAGAGGACGAGAAGGAAAACGGAGTACGCGCGTTTTTGAACTTCGGTCACACGCTTGGTCACGCGATTGAAGCAGAGGCTGGTTTTGGCGAGGTGACACACGGGGAAGCTGTTGCAATCGGAATGCTATTTTCGCTTAAGTTAAGCATACAATTGCTTGGACTCGATTTTAATATAAAAGCATTCAAGCTCTGGCTCAAGAGTCTAGGATATGAAACCTCCATCCCAGCCGGTATTTCAAATGAGCGGCTGCTGGAGAGAATGAAACAGGATAAGAAAACTGTTAATGGTGCAATTCGTTTCGTTTTACTCGAGAAGATCGGACTTCCTGTGCTTAAGGAAGTAGAGGAAACAGTATTGTTGATGAACCTGAAGAAGTTTGCTGAAGAGGAGGAGTATGATGATTAG
- the aroC gene encoding chorismate synthase — MRYLTAGESHGPQLTTIIEGMPAGVPLIAEDINKELARRQKGYGRGRRMQIEKDQVQITSGIRHGYTLGSPIALVVENNDWKHWTGIMGQEPLDDQSSDEVKRKISRPRPGHADLNGAIKYGHRDMRNVLERSSARETTVRVAAGAAAKKLLSLLGIELVAHVVEIGGVVAEKQDFVSLEQLKEVTEASPVRCFDPDAGTKMMAAIDDAKQNGDSIGGVVEVIAEGMPAGVGSYVHYDRKLDGKLSAAIMSINAFKGVEIGIGFEAARKPGSQVHDEIAWEEGQGYYRKTNRLGGLEGGMTTGMPIVVRGVMKPIPTLYKPLMSVDIDSKEPFAASIERSDACAVPAAAVVAESVVAWELASAIVDQFYADRFDTLKASIEEQRRTAREF, encoded by the coding sequence ATGAGATATTTAACGGCTGGAGAATCACATGGACCGCAGCTAACAACCATCATAGAGGGGATGCCAGCAGGCGTGCCGCTTATAGCAGAAGATATAAATAAAGAGCTTGCGCGCAGGCAGAAAGGCTATGGCCGCGGAAGAAGGATGCAGATTGAAAAGGATCAGGTGCAGATCACATCAGGGATTCGGCATGGGTATACATTAGGCTCGCCGATCGCGCTGGTTGTAGAAAATAACGATTGGAAGCATTGGACCGGGATCATGGGACAAGAGCCGCTGGATGACCAATCCTCTGACGAAGTGAAGAGGAAGATTTCCCGTCCGCGACCAGGTCATGCAGACTTAAATGGCGCGATTAAATATGGACATCGCGATATGAGGAATGTCCTTGAACGTTCGTCTGCAAGGGAAACGACTGTCAGGGTGGCAGCAGGCGCCGCGGCAAAAAAATTGCTGTCATTGCTGGGAATTGAATTGGTGGCCCATGTTGTCGAAATAGGCGGGGTTGTAGCTGAGAAGCAGGATTTCGTTTCACTGGAACAGCTTAAAGAAGTAACGGAAGCTTCCCCGGTCAGATGCTTCGATCCAGATGCAGGAACAAAAATGATGGCAGCGATTGATGATGCCAAGCAAAATGGAGACTCTATTGGCGGTGTCGTCGAGGTGATTGCCGAGGGCATGCCAGCAGGAGTTGGCAGCTATGTTCATTATGACCGTAAGCTTGATGGCAAGCTTTCTGCGGCCATAATGAGCATCAATGCTTTCAAAGGCGTTGAGATCGGAATTGGCTTTGAAGCGGCCAGAAAGCCTGGCAGCCAGGTGCATGATGAAATAGCCTGGGAAGAGGGACAGGGTTACTACCGGAAAACGAACCGGCTTGGAGGTCTAGAAGGAGGGATGACAACGGGTATGCCAATCGTTGTCCGCGGGGTAATGAAACCAATCCCGACTCTATACAAACCGTTGATGAGTGTTGATATTGACTCAAAAGAACCTTTTGCAGCGAGTATTGAACGATCTGACGCCTGTGCTGTACCTGCGGCTGCTGTGGTTGCGGAAAGTGTGGTTGCCTGGGAGCTAGCCTCAGCAATCGTCGATCAATTCTATGCTGATCGATTTGACACACTGAAAGCATCAATCGAAGAGCAAAGAAGGACTGCGAGGGAGTTTTAA
- a CDS encoding protein-glutamate O-methyltransferase CheR: protein MPQDYEQFISKIYQKTGINLALYKEAQMKRRLTSLYQKKGYSSFKEFFQALDKDKQLMNEFLDRMTINVSEFYRNAKRWEVLDQSILPELLSKNSTLKTWSAACSTGEEPYTLSMVLSKHIPLSKIQILATDIDENVLAKAKRGVYSERSLNEAPKEMVKKFFQQDGSYYTVGDEIKKTVTFKKQNLLADHFGGPFDLIVCRNVLIYFTEEAKESIYQKFSAALRPGGILFVGSTEQIFNPGTYNFETADTFFYRKK from the coding sequence ATGCCGCAAGACTATGAACAATTTATCTCGAAAATCTATCAGAAGACTGGTATAAACCTTGCTCTATACAAAGAAGCACAAATGAAGAGAAGGTTGACTTCACTCTACCAAAAGAAAGGCTACTCATCTTTCAAGGAATTTTTCCAGGCTCTGGACAAAGACAAGCAGCTTATGAACGAATTTTTGGATCGCATGACAATCAATGTATCCGAGTTTTATAGAAATGCAAAAAGATGGGAAGTCCTCGATCAATCAATCCTTCCGGAGTTGTTAAGCAAAAATTCGACACTGAAAACCTGGAGTGCAGCCTGCTCTACAGGGGAAGAGCCTTATACATTATCGATGGTGCTTTCGAAACATATCCCATTATCGAAGATTCAAATACTGGCTACAGACATTGATGAAAATGTTTTGGCAAAAGCCAAGCGCGGAGTTTATTCAGAAAGGTCATTGAATGAAGCTCCTAAGGAAATGGTGAAAAAGTTTTTTCAGCAGGATGGTTCTTACTACACTGTAGGAGATGAAATTAAGAAGACTGTTACCTTTAAAAAACAAAATTTGCTCGCCGACCATTTCGGCGGACCATTTGACTTAATTGTTTGCCGCAACGTCCTCATTTATTTTACAGAGGAAGCCAAGGAAAGCATATATCAAAAATTCAGCGCAGCATTAAGGCCGGGTGGGATTTTATTTGTAGGAAGCACTGAACAAATCTTCAACCCTGGCACATATAACTTTGAAACTGCAGATACTTTCTTTTACAGAAAGAAATAA
- the ndk gene encoding nucleoside-diphosphate kinase produces the protein MEKTYLMVKPDGVQRNLIGEVVARFEKKGFQLVGAKLMNIPRELAEEHYGEHKERPFFGELVDFITSGPVFAMVWQGENVISTARQMMGATNPKDAAPGTIRGDFGVTVGKNVIHGSDSPESAEREIGLFFKQEELAEYSKLINEWVY, from the coding sequence ATGGAAAAGACTTATTTGATGGTGAAACCTGACGGAGTACAGCGTAACCTGATCGGTGAAGTTGTAGCTCGTTTTGAAAAGAAAGGCTTCCAGCTAGTTGGAGCAAAACTTATGAACATCCCTAGAGAGCTTGCTGAAGAGCACTACGGCGAACATAAAGAGCGTCCATTCTTCGGTGAATTGGTAGATTTCATCACTTCTGGCCCAGTATTCGCTATGGTATGGCAGGGAGAGAACGTGATTTCTACTGCACGCCAGATGATGGGTGCAACAAACCCTAAGGATGCAGCTCCTGGAACAATCCGCGGAGACTTCGGCGTAACTGTAGGCAAGAACGTCATTCACGGTTCAGACTCACCAGAAAGCGCAGAGCGTGAAATCGGACTATTCTTCAAGCAAGAAGAACTGGCTGAATACAGCAAACTAATCAACGAGTGGGTTTACTAA
- the hepT gene encoding heptaprenyl diphosphate synthase component II, with translation MKMKLLYTYLNSDLTLIERELEEAIQADSQLLRQASLHLLKAGGKRIRPVFVLLGGKFGDYDIDLIKDVAVSLELIHMASLVHDDVIDDAELRRGQATIKAKWDNKIAMYTGDYIFARALELMTDINNPTAHQILSDTIVELSIGEIEQIKDKYNFDQNLRNYLLRIKRKTALLIAASCQLGAVVSGVPEEDHRKLYKFGYYVGMSFQITDDVLDFTGTEKELGKPAGGDLLQGNVTLPVLYAMQDESIKNRIRTVHEGMSREELNEILKLVQESGAIEKSLAISDRYLDKALEILEELPSNRAKKSLRDIAKFIGKRKY, from the coding sequence ATGAAGATGAAGTTATTATATACATATTTGAATTCTGATTTGACATTGATAGAAAGAGAACTGGAAGAAGCAATCCAGGCGGATTCCCAGCTGCTAAGACAGGCAAGCCTGCACTTGCTGAAAGCTGGCGGGAAACGGATCAGGCCTGTTTTTGTATTGCTTGGAGGAAAATTCGGTGATTATGACATCGATCTAATTAAGGATGTCGCAGTTTCCCTGGAACTAATCCATATGGCCTCCCTGGTACATGATGATGTCATCGACGATGCTGAATTGCGTCGGGGACAGGCGACAATCAAAGCAAAATGGGACAATAAGATTGCGATGTATACTGGAGATTATATTTTTGCCAGAGCGTTGGAATTGATGACGGATATAAATAATCCGACTGCACACCAGATACTCTCAGATACAATCGTCGAACTAAGTATTGGCGAAATTGAGCAGATAAAAGATAAATACAACTTTGACCAAAATCTGCGTAATTATTTGCTGCGGATCAAACGGAAGACAGCCCTTCTAATTGCCGCAAGCTGTCAGCTGGGTGCCGTGGTATCAGGCGTACCTGAGGAGGACCATCGTAAATTATATAAGTTTGGCTATTATGTCGGTATGTCCTTCCAAATTACAGATGATGTGCTTGATTTCACGGGTACAGAAAAGGAACTTGGGAAGCCGGCTGGCGGGGATCTTCTCCAGGGGAACGTGACTCTTCCGGTTTTGTATGCCATGCAGGATGAGTCAATCAAGAACCGAATCCGGACTGTCCATGAAGGCATGTCAAGAGAAGAGCTTAATGAGATACTTAAACTTGTCCAGGAGTCCGGTGCAATTGAAAAATCACTGGCGATCAGTGACCGTTACCTTGATAAAGCACTTGAAATCCTTGAAGAGCTGCCATCTAATAGAGCAAAGAAGTCATTGCGCGATATCGCTAAATTCATTGGAAAACGTAAGTATTAG
- a CDS encoding demethylmenaquinone methyltransferase: protein MQQSKEQRVHGVFEKIYENYDQMNSVISFQQHIKWRNDTMKKMNVQKGAKALDVCCGTADWTIALAEAAGKDGEVVGLDFSKNMLKIGEEKLQARSLDQATLIHGNAMELPFEDNSFDYVTIGFGLRNVPDYNQVLREMHRVLKPGGMAVCLETSQPTMPGFKQAYRLYFRFVMPMFGKLFAKSYDEYSWLQESAKDFPGMKELAKMFSDAGFVNVEYKPYSGGVAAVHIGRK, encoded by the coding sequence ATGCAGCAATCAAAAGAACAACGTGTTCATGGAGTCTTTGAAAAAATCTATGAGAATTACGATCAAATGAATTCTGTCATCAGTTTTCAGCAGCATATTAAATGGCGCAATGACACAATGAAAAAGATGAACGTCCAAAAGGGAGCTAAAGCATTGGATGTATGCTGCGGTACCGCTGATTGGACGATCGCGCTTGCGGAAGCTGCCGGAAAAGATGGTGAAGTGGTCGGGCTCGATTTCAGCAAAAACATGTTGAAAATTGGCGAGGAAAAATTGCAGGCCCGTAGCCTGGACCAGGCAACTCTAATCCATGGGAACGCAATGGAGCTCCCATTTGAGGATAACAGCTTCGATTATGTAACGATTGGTTTTGGTTTGAGGAATGTGCCTGATTACAATCAGGTTCTGCGTGAAATGCACAGAGTGCTTAAACCTGGCGGGATGGCAGTATGCCTCGAAACGTCCCAGCCTACAATGCCAGGATTTAAGCAAGCATACCGCTTATATTTCAGGTTTGTCATGCCGATGTTCGGCAAACTGTTCGCGAAGAGCTATGATGAGTATTCCTGGCTGCAGGAATCCGCAAAAGACTTCCCTGGGATGAAGGAACTTGCCAAGATGTTCTCCGACGCAGGGTTCGTCAATGTCGAATATAAGCCATACAGCGGCGGGGTAGCAGCCGTGCATATCGGCCGGAAATAA
- a CDS encoding heptaprenyl diphosphate synthase component 1, producing MIYLLDLQNKLDGTREVLLEKLSHPYLLEHVESPFIDDDRLLLLTSLMEQQEVNQERAKNYTVTTMLLQIALDTHEQVHNSQSGEEDESHKRRQLTVLAGIYFSGLYYKLLADVDDIEMIKLLASGVKEVNEQKILLYQKEAEAIDKLMDSVKLIESTLLGKVADHFNAAEWFEFASNWLFVKRMLSEETSFMKSGSSLVFNALKKIALPKMDQNSTELSSEQQKYLLSICTRYIEFSMTKIDAAFKKLPGMNSLLMERLDLIAGQHQTMSKKFAEEG from the coding sequence GTGATTTATTTGCTAGATTTACAAAACAAATTAGACGGCACCAGAGAGGTTCTTCTCGAAAAACTTTCACATCCTTATTTGCTGGAGCATGTAGAATCTCCTTTTATAGATGATGACCGGCTCTTGTTGCTTACTTCATTGATGGAACAGCAGGAAGTAAATCAGGAAAGAGCAAAGAACTATACAGTGACCACAATGCTCCTGCAAATCGCCCTTGATACCCATGAGCAGGTCCATAACTCACAATCAGGTGAAGAGGATGAAAGCCATAAGCGCCGTCAGCTGACGGTACTCGCCGGGATTTATTTCAGCGGCCTGTATTACAAGTTGCTGGCTGATGTGGATGATATAGAAATGATCAAGCTTTTGGCTTCTGGTGTAAAAGAAGTCAATGAGCAGAAAATCCTGTTGTATCAAAAGGAAGCCGAAGCGATCGATAAATTAATGGATAGTGTAAAATTGATTGAGTCGACTCTTTTAGGCAAGGTCGCCGATCATTTTAATGCGGCCGAATGGTTTGAATTCGCTTCTAATTGGCTTTTTGTCAAGAGGATGCTATCTGAAGAAACAAGTTTCATGAAATCTGGCAGCTCACTCGTTTTCAATGCACTGAAAAAGATCGCTCTGCCAAAAATGGACCAGAATTCAACAGAGCTTTCTTCGGAACAGCAAAAATACCTTTTATCAATTTGCACAAGATATATTGAATTTTCAATGACAAAGATCGATGCAGCGTTTAAAAAGCTGCCAGGGATGAACAGTTTGCTGATGGAACGGTTAGACCTGATTGCAGGGCAGCATCAGACCATGTCTAAAAAATTCGCGGAAGAAGGGTAA
- the mtrB gene encoding trp RNA-binding attenuation protein MtrB has translation MDKKQSVNTDYVVIKAIEDGVNVIGLTRGTDTRFHHSEKLDQGEVMIAQFTEHTSAIKIRGHAKIVTPFGEIVSEKK, from the coding sequence ATGGATAAGAAACAAAGCGTTAATACGGATTATGTAGTAATCAAGGCCATCGAGGATGGTGTGAATGTAATCGGTCTTACTAGAGGGACAGATACGCGATTCCATCATTCTGAAAAGCTAGACCAGGGTGAAGTGATGATTGCGCAATTTACAGAACACACTTCCGCTATTAAAATCAGAGGACACGCAAAAATAGTCACGCCTTTCGGTGAAATAGTAAGTGAGAAGAAGTAA
- the folE gene encoding GTP cyclohydrolase I FolE, with protein MTNVNRAQIEEAVRLILEAVGEDPNREGLLDTPKRVAKMYEEVFSGLNQDPKEYFETIFGEDHEELVLVKDIPFYSMCEHHLVPFFGKAHVAYIPRGGKVTGLSKLARAVEAVAKRPQLQERITSTIANSIMEKLDPHGVMVVVEAEHMCMTMRGVKKPGSKTVTSAVRGTLAEDVNARAEILSLIKG; from the coding sequence ATGACAAACGTCAATCGTGCCCAGATCGAAGAAGCGGTACGTTTAATATTAGAAGCAGTCGGTGAAGACCCTAACAGGGAAGGGTTGCTGGATACTCCCAAGCGGGTCGCGAAGATGTATGAAGAAGTTTTCTCAGGGTTGAATCAAGATCCTAAAGAATATTTTGAAACCATTTTTGGCGAAGACCACGAGGAACTGGTTTTGGTCAAGGATATCCCTTTCTATTCAATGTGTGAACATCATCTAGTACCTTTCTTTGGCAAGGCGCATGTCGCATACATTCCGCGAGGCGGTAAGGTGACAGGCCTCAGCAAGCTTGCAAGAGCGGTGGAAGCTGTGGCTAAAAGGCCTCAATTGCAAGAAAGAATCACATCCACCATTGCGAATTCCATCATGGAGAAGCTGGATCCCCATGGTGTCATGGTAGTGGTAGAAGCTGAGCATATGTGCATGACAATGAGAGGCGTCAAAAAGCCAGGTTCAAAGACTGTTACATCTGCGGTAAGAGGAACCCTCGCCGAGGATGTAAACGCTAGAGCTGAAATTCTCTCATTGATCAAAGGGTAA
- a CDS encoding HU family DNA-binding protein: protein MNKTELINAVAEASELSKKDATKAVDAVFDSILNALKDGDKVQLIGFGNFEVRERAARKGRNPQTGDEIEISASKVPAFKPGKALKDAVK from the coding sequence ATGAACAAAACAGAACTTATCAATGCAGTTGCAGAAGCTAGCGAGCTTTCTAAGAAAGATGCAACAAAAGCAGTTGACGCTGTTTTTGATTCAATCTTAAATGCATTAAAAGATGGGGACAAAGTACAATTAATCGGTTTTGGTAACTTCGAAGTTCGTGAGCGCGCAGCCCGTAAAGGTCGCAACCCACAAACTGGTGATGAAATCGAAATCTCTGCAAGCAAGGTGCCTGCTTTCAAACCAGGTAAAGCACTTAAGGATGCAGTGAAATAA
- the spoIVA gene encoding stage IV sporulation protein A: MEKVDIFKDIAERTGGDIYLGVVGAVRTGKSTFIKKFMELVVLPNINNEADRARALDELPQSAAGKTIMTTEPKFVPNQAASVHVDEGLDVNIRLVDCVGYTVPGAKGYEDENGPRMINTPWYEEPIPFHEAAEIGTRKVIQEHSTLGVVITTDGTIGEIPRQDYIEAEERVIEELKEVGKPFIMVVNSAQPYHPNTETLRAQLADKYDIPVLAMSVESMRESDVLSVMREALYEFPVLEVNVNLPSWVMVLRENHWLRESYQEAVKETVKDIKRLRDVDRVVHQFSDFEYIDRAGLAGIEMGQGIAEIDLYAPDDLYDEILKEIVGVEIRGKDHLLELMQEFAYAKTEFDQISDALKMVKQTGYGIASPSLTDMSLEEPEIIRQGARFGVRLRAVAPSIHMIKVDVESEFSPIIGTEKQSEELVRYLMQDFEDDPLSIWNSDIFGRSLSSIVREGISAKLSLMPENARYKLKETLERIINEGSGGLIAIIL, translated from the coding sequence TTGGAAAAGGTAGATATTTTTAAGGATATTGCCGAGAGAACTGGCGGCGATATTTACCTGGGGGTTGTAGGTGCGGTCCGCACTGGAAAATCCACTTTTATTAAGAAATTTATGGAGCTGGTGGTTTTACCTAATATCAATAATGAGGCCGATAGAGCCAGAGCGCTTGATGAGCTGCCGCAAAGTGCAGCAGGTAAAACGATTATGACGACTGAACCAAAATTCGTGCCTAACCAGGCGGCATCTGTACATGTGGATGAAGGCCTGGATGTAAATATCAGGCTCGTTGATTGTGTGGGGTATACAGTTCCGGGAGCAAAGGGCTATGAGGATGAGAATGGGCCGAGGATGATCAACACGCCTTGGTATGAGGAGCCAATCCCTTTCCATGAAGCAGCTGAAATTGGAACAAGGAAGGTCATTCAGGAACATTCTACCCTTGGAGTCGTCATCACGACGGATGGGACAATTGGGGAAATCCCAAGACAGGATTACATTGAAGCAGAAGAGAGAGTAATTGAAGAACTCAAGGAAGTCGGCAAGCCGTTCATCATGGTCGTGAACAGTGCACAGCCTTATCATCCGAACACAGAAACATTGCGTGCCCAGTTAGCGGATAAGTACGATATCCCGGTACTGGCAATGAGTGTAGAAAGCATGCGCGAATCTGATGTATTGAGTGTCATGAGGGAAGCGTTATATGAATTCCCTGTGCTTGAAGTGAACGTCAACTTGCCAAGCTGGGTGATGGTCCTTCGGGAGAATCACTGGCTCCGTGAAAGCTACCAGGAAGCTGTCAAGGAGACGGTGAAGGACATTAAGAGGCTGCGCGATGTAGACAGGGTCGTACACCAATTCAGCGACTTTGAGTACATTGACAGGGCTGGACTTGCAGGAATCGAAATGGGCCAGGGTATTGCCGAAATCGATCTTTATGCACCAGATGACCTTTACGACGAGATCTTGAAAGAAATCGTGGGCGTAGAGATACGCGGTAAGGATCATTTGCTTGAATTGATGCAGGAATTCGCTTATGCAAAAACAGAATTTGATCAGATTTCTGATGCGCTTAAAATGGTTAAACAGACAGGATATGGAATTGCTTCTCCTTCATTGACGGATATGAGCCTTGAAGAACCGGAAATTATCCGCCAGGGAGCGCGTTTCGGTGTTCGTTTGAGAGCGGTAGCACCTTCAATCCATATGATCAAAGTGGACGTCGAATCTGAATTCTCGCCAATCATTGGCACAGAGAAACAAAGTGAGGAACTGGTTCGTTATCTGATGCAGGATTTCGAAGATGATCCGCTGTCAATCTGGAATTCGGATATCTTTGGAAGGAGCCTGAGTTCGATCGTCAGGGAAGGAATTTCCGCAAAGTTGAGCTTGATGCCTGAAAATGCACGTTATAAATTAAAAGAGACGCTGGAAAGAATCATCAACGAAGGTTCCGGTGGATTAATCGCAATCATATTATAA